In the Brassica napus cultivar Da-Ae chromosome A7, Da-Ae, whole genome shotgun sequence genome, one interval contains:
- the LOC106353756 gene encoding ABC transporter G family member 25 codes for MSGFGGVENLINVPDITACLPQDPREPRSLLPITLKFVDVCYRVKLHGDSSKIKKLLGLEHKPSDETRTTERTILSGVTGMVSPGEFMAVLGPSGSGKSTLLNAVAGRLHGPGLTGSILANDAKPTKQTLKRTGFVAQDDLLYPHLTVRETLIFVALLRLPRSLTREDKIKAAESVISELGLEKCENTVVGNTFIRGISGGERKRVSIAHEVLINPSLLVLDEPTSGLDATAALRLVQTLAGMAHGKGKTVVTSIHQPSSRAFQMFDTVLLLSEGRCLFYGKGRDAMAYFDSVGFSPAFPMNPADFLLDLANGVCQIDAATEREKPNVRQTLAVAYDTLLAPNVKTYIDATPSRENVRFLKTETNVRGIMSGFTTWFSQLCILLHRLIKERRHESFDALRVFQVVAASLLAGLMWWHSDFRDVHDRLGLLFFISIFWGVLPSFNAVFTFPQERAIFTRERASGMYTLSSYFMAHVIGSLSMELVLPAAFLTLTYWMVGLRPGLVPFLLTLSVLLLYVLASQGLGLALGAAIMDAKKASTIVTVTMLAFVLTGGFYVNKVPSGMVWMKYVSTTFYCYRLMIAVQYGNGEEILGMFGCELKRTEGAARTDGCRFMEEEVVGDIELWTSVTVLFFMFVGYRMLAYLALRRIKL; via the exons atgtcaGGTTTTGGCGGTGTTGAAAATCTAATCAACGTTCCAGATATAACAGCTTGTCTCCCTCAAGATCCTCGTGAGCCTCGCTCATTATTACCAATCACCCTCAAG TTCGTTGATGTATGTTACCGAGTGAAACTCCATGGCGACTCCAGTAAGATCAAGAAGTTATTGGGACTAGAGCACAAACCGTCCGATGAGACTAGAACGACGGAGAGGACGATACTTAGTGGAGTCACCGGAATGGTGTCACCCGGCGAGTTTATGGCCGTTCTTGGACCATCAGGAAGCGGTAAATCTACGTTGCTTAACGCCGTCGCAGGGAGACTCCATGGACCAGGCCTCACCGGAAGTATACTAGCCAACGACGCTAAACCAACGAAGCAGACGTTAAAACGAACCGGGTTCGTGGCCCAGGACGATCTACTCTACCCTCACTTAACCGTACGCGAAACCCTAATTTTCGTCGCCTTGCTCCGTCTCCCTCGGAGTCTAACCagagaagataaaataaaagcgGCAGAGTCGGTGATATCGGAGCTAGGGCTTGAGAAATGCGAGAACACAGTCGTGGGGAACACTTTCATTAGAGGGATCTCGGGTGGTGAGAGGAAACGTGTGAGCATAGCTCACGAGGTACTCATCAACCCGAGCCTTTTGGTTCTTGACGAGCCCACGTCGGGGCTTGACGCGACGGCGGCTCTCCGGTTGGTTCAGACGCTAGCCGGGATGGCTCATGGGAAAGGGAAGACGGTGGTGACGTCTATTCACCAGCCGTCGAGCCGTGCGTTTCAGATGTTTGATACTGTGCTGCTTTTGAGTGAAGGGAGGTGTTTGTTCTACGGTAAAGGACGTGACGCCATGGCTTACTTCGACTCCGTCGGATTCTCGCCGGCGTTTCCGATGAATCCGGCTGACTTCCTTCTCGATCTTGCTAACG GTGTTTGTCAGATTGACGCTGCAACGGAACGGGAAAAACCAAACGTGAGACAAACCTTGGCAGTTGCCTACGATACATTGCTAGCCCCAAACGTTAAAACCTACATAGACGCGACACCTTCACGAGAGAACGTGCGTTTtctgaaaacggagacaaacgTTCGTGGAATAATGTCTGGCTTCACAACATGGTTTAGCCAGCTTTGCATTCTCCTCCACAGGCTCATAAAAGAACGACGCCATGAATCCTTCGACGCACTTCGCGTTTTCCAAGTCGTCGCGGCTTCACTACTGGCGGGTCTCATGTGGTGGCATTCCGATTTTCGAGACGTACAT GACCGACTAGGACTACTCTTCTTCATATCCATTTTCTGGGGGGTACTTCCGTCATTTAACGCGGTTTTCACGTTTCCACAAGAGCGAGCAATTTTCACTCGAGAACGTGCGTCTGGTATGTACACACTCTCGTCTTACTTCATGGCTCACGTCATCGGATCACTCTCCATGGAACTGGTTCTTCCGGCAGCGTTCTTGACACTAACTTACTGGATGGTCGGTCTACGCCCAGGGCTAGTCCCTTTCCTCCTCACACTTTCTGTATTATTGCTATACGTTTTAGCTTCCCAGGGACTCGGACTTGCCTTAGGTGCAGCGATCATGGATGCTAAGAAAGCGTCCACGATCGTGACGGTGACCATGCTAGCGTTTGTTCTAACCGGCGGTTTCTACGTGAACAAAGTGCCATCTGGAATGGTGTGGATGAAATATGTTTCCACGACGTTTTATTGTTACCGTCTAATGATCGCAGTCCAGTATGGAAATGGTGAAGAGATATTGGGGATGTTTGGATGCGAATTAAAGAGAACGGAAGGAGCGGCTAGGACTGATGGGTGCCGATTTATGGAGGAGGAAGTGGTCGGAGATATTGAACTGTGGACCAGCGTTACcgttttgtttttcatgtttGTTGGTTATAGAATGTTAGCGTACTTGGCTTTAAGGCGtattaaactttaa
- the LOC106353755 gene encoding uncharacterized membrane protein At4g09580 — protein sequence MLHSVMAPTRNLIRDEELGAISDDDDSPSGKRSKLDRFPLSRWELAVSLGVFLVFSSGLFCIYITMPAAEFGKLKLPRSISDLRSLKDNLANYANEYPAQFVLGYCATYIFMQTFMIPGTIFMSLLAGALFGVIKGVILVVFNATAGATCCFFLSKLIGRPLITWLWPDKLRFFQAEIGKRRDKLLNYMLFLRITPTLPNLFINLASPIVDVPFHVFFLATLVGLIPAAYITVRAGLAIGDLKSVKDLYDFKTLSVLFLIGFISILPTILKRKKIYE from the exons ATGTTGCATTCGGTGATGGCTCCGACACGGAACCTAATCAGAGACGAAGAGCTCGGAGCGATCTCAGACGACGACGATTCGCCATCTGGAAAACGATCTAAGCTCGATCGGTTCCCTCTCAGCCGATGGGAACTCGCGGTCTCTCTCGGCGTCTTCCTCGTCTTCTCCTCTGGTCTCTTCTGCATCTACATCACCATGCCTGCTGCTGAATTCGGCAAGCTCAAGCTCCCAAGAAGCATCTCTGATCTCCGCTCGCTCAA AGACAATCTAGCAAACTACGCGAATGAGTACCCGGCGCAGTTCGTTTTAGGGTACTGTGCCACCTACATTTTCATGCAGACGTTCATGATTCCAGGGACTATCTTCATGTCGCTTCTAGCTGGAGCTCTCTTCGGGGTTATCAAAGGTGTTATCTTGGTTGTTTTCAACGCAACAGCTGGAGCTACTTgttgtttctttctctctaagtTGATCGGCAGGCCGTTGATCACTTGGCTATGGCCTGACAAATTAAGATTCTTTCAGGCTGAG ATTGGTAAGCGTAGAGATAAGCTTCTGAACTATATGTTGTTTCTGAGGATAACACCAACACTGCCAAATCTGTTCATCAATTTGGCGTCTCCGATAGTTGATGTACCTTTTCATGTCTTCTTTTTGGCGACATTGGTCGGTCTCATTCCCGCAGCTTATATAACCGTCAGG GCTGGCCTTGCTATTGGAGATCTCAAATCGGTGAAGGATCTGTATGATTTCAAGACGTTGTCAGTGCTTTTCCTCATCGGTTTTATCTCCATACTTCCAACAATactgaaaagaaagaagatataTGAGTAA
- the LOC106357044 gene encoding uncharacterized protein LOC106357044, which yields MALNSESSEEFSFPLLASQDSSQTSGSDSPPLWKHSPEKTRRRYDDGRLIIGRYDDDGQRKSFSCVETRSLWNVNAEEKMDMLWEELNEEPPPPPPRSQSLRIDLGGDKRSSLFPDESSAVGCGMKLTKKRPSTKMKMSTNVMVLMRVLKKILVIRSSSQRSPAKTHPR from the coding sequence ATGGCTCTGAACAGTGAGTCTTCGGAAGAATTTAGTTTTCCATTGCTTGCTTCCCAAGATTCTTCCCAAACTTCCGGCTCCGATTCACCTCCATTGTGGAAACACTCGCCGGAGAAAACCCGCCGGAGATATGACGACGGGAGATTAATCATTGGAAGATACGATGATGACGGTCAGAGGAAGAGCTTCTCTTGTGTGGAAACGAGAAGTCTTTGGAACGTTAATGCAGAGGAGAAAATGGATATGTTGTGGGAAGAACTCAACGAAGaaccgccgccgccgccgccgagAAGCCAGAGTCTTAGGATCGATCTCGGCGGAGATAAGAGATCGTCTTTGTTTCCCGACGAGAGTTCCGCCGTGGGGTGCGGTATGAAGTTAACGAAGAAGAGACCGTCAACAAAGATGAAGATGAGTACGAACGTGATGGTGTTGATGAGGGTATTGAAGAAAATTCTTGTTATTCGGAGTTCGTCTCAGAGATCACCGGCGAAAACTCATCCACGGTGA
- the LOC106353754 gene encoding sucrose transport protein SUC1-like (The RefSeq protein has 3 substitutions compared to this genomic sequence), which translates to MGAFETEKTAKDAAVVETQPPSEDFDQPSPLRKIISVASIAAGLQFGWALQLSLLTPYVQLLGIPHKWSSLIWLCGPVSGMIVQPIVGYHSDRCTSRFGRRRPFIAAGAALVAVAVFLIGYAADIGHKMGDKLEQKSPRVRAIGIFAFGFWILDVANNTLQGPCRAFLADLSAGDAKRTRVANGFFSFFMAVGNVLGYAAGSYTNLHKMFPFAMTKACDIYCANLKSCFFLSITLLIIVTVSSLWYVKDKQWSPAVNSGDEKTSSVPFFGEILGAFKVMQRPMWMLLIVTALNWIAWFPFLLFDTDWMGREVYGGDSVGDDRMLKLYNKGVHAGALGLMLQSIVLLFMSLGVEWIGRKVGGAKRLWGIVNFILAIGLAMTVLISKQAEGHRKTAGDFAGPSSGVRAGALSLFAVLGIPLAITFSIPFALASIFSNSSGAGQGLSIGVLNLAIVIPQMIVSLGGGSFDALFGGGNLPVFVVGAIAAAISGVLALTVLPSPPPDAPALKSGAMGFH; encoded by the exons ATGGGAGCTTTTGAAACAGAAAAAACCGCAAAAGATGCGGCGGTTGTAGAGACACAGCCACCTTCGGAAGACTTCGACCAGCCATCTCCCCTCCGCAAAATCATCTCCGTCGCTTCCATCGCCGCCGGTTTACAGTTCGGGTGGGCCCTACAGCTCTCTCTCCTGACTCCTTACGTTCAGCTTCTCGGTATCCCTCACAAATGGTCCTCTCTCATCTGGCTCTGCGGTCCCGTCTCCGGCATGATTGTTCAACCAATCGTCGGTTACCACAGTGACAGATGCACCTCAAGATTCGGTCGCCGTCGTCCCTTCATCGCCGCCGGAGCCGCCCTGGTCGCCGTCGCCGTGTTTTTGATCGGATACGCCGCGGATATCGGCCACAAAATGGGAGACAAACTCGAGCAGAAATCCCCGAGGGTCCGAGCCATCGGGATCTTCGCCTTCGGGTTTTGGATCCTCGACGTCGCTAACAACACCCTCCAAGGACCTTGCCGTGCTTTCCTCGCCGACCTATCCGCCGGAGACGCTAAAAGAACGCGAGTCGCAAACGGGTTTTTCTCCTTCTTTATGGCGGTTGGAAACGTTTTGGGATACGCCGCAG GTTCTTACACTAACCTCCACAAGATGTTCCCGTTCGCAATGACCAAAGCTTGCGATATCTACTGCGCGAATCTCAAGTCGTGTTTCTTCTTGTCCATCACACTCCTCATTATCGTCACCGTCTCGTCTCTCTGGTACGTTAAAGACAAACAATGGTCTCCGGCGGTAAACTCCGGCGACGAGAAGACATCGAGTGTTCCGTTCTTTGGAGAAATCCTTGGAGCTTTTAAAGTCATGCAACGTCCCATGTGGATGCTACTTATTGTCACGGCCCTAAACTGGATCGCATGGTTCCCGTTTCTTTTGTTTGATACTGACTGGATGGGTCGTGAAGTGTACGGtggagattcagtaggagacgATAGAATGTTGAAACTATACAACAGAGGAGTACACGCTGGTGCATTGGGATTGATGCTTCAATCGATAGTTCTTTTGTTTATGTCACTTGGTGTTGAGTGGATTGGTCGGAAAGTGGGAGGAGCTAAACGGCTTTGGGGGATTGTCAACTTTATCCTTGCCATAGGCTTGGCCATGACGGTTCTAATTTCGAAACAGGCGGAGGGTCACCGGAAAACTGCCGGTGATTTTGCCGGACCGTCGTCTGGAGTGAGAGCTGGAGCGTTGAGTCTCTTTGCTGTTCTTGGTATTCCATTAGCT ATTACTTTCAGTATTCCATTTGCACTAGCCTCCATATTTTCAAATAGCTCCGGCGCCGGCCAAG GACTTTCGATAGGAGTTTTAAATTTGGCAATTGTGATACCACAAATGATAGTATCACTTGGAGGAGGATATTTTGACACCCTCTTCGGTGGTGGAAACCTACCGGTATTTGTGGTCGGAGCAATCGCAGCGGCCATTAGTGGAGTATTAGCGTTAACCGTTTTACCTTCACCGCCACCAGATGCACCTGCCTTGAAGTCGGGAGCCATGGGCTTCCATTAG
- the LOC125576257 gene encoding uncharacterized protein LOC125576257, whose translation MSQLPQWLMEIDGHKTPPHNIISTPDVEKMMSVRNPELTLYVTSDPQGVAMHQSICRSDFPINFVDDVGTDEVERPPNEDDNIDIIEETDILGDISNKANDLYMGMIFKDRVAFKQHMALHAINNKFRFRTSKSAPGGMVLNCISTTCRWRVYAARLKNSDLFEIRTGELVHTCSVDDRSGYQRQATHAVIGEMMRTRYAGPGGGPRPNEIIQVMRGDHDVHISYWKAWRAREVALDYAKGAGASYNLLPDYLNKLVSANPGTIAEIHTDHNEKLGNQFKYMFLAMGASIKGYQYMRKVVVIDGTHLRGKYAGSLLTASAQDGNFRVFPLAIGIVDGENDKAWEWFFKKLKAIVPNSEETVFVSDRHASIYYGLAKVFPNARHCACILHLKRNIRTNFKDKHLGYLVGKAARAFKVSEFYSVFNEIKRINASCAEYLIGIGFEHWTRSHFQGNRYNIMTSNVAETLNSVLREAREYPIMKLVEYIRAKLMSWFATRRAEGTSGRESLTPRVLEILSVNFESSGSYVVNLINASEYDVRDKSGGSYHVDLAKKICSCFIFQMLKIPCSHAVAAAVRNNVRVDSLVAVEYSVASMVAAYENSIAPVTAGEYISEHVADMSSMNMVPPSSRRPPGRPRKNRYFSRGEIRMKTPRKRTMCSRCKGCGHNRATCKMAI comes from the exons ATGAGTCAACTACCACAATGGCTGATGGAGATCGACGGTCACAAAACACCACCACACAACATCATATCCACACCAGATGTGGAAAAGATGATGAGTGTGAGGAACCCCGAACTCACTTTGTATGTGACATCAGATCCACAAGGAGTTGCTATGCATCAATCCATTTGCAGATCTGATTTTCCTATTAATTTTGTGGACGATGTTGGTACTGATGAAGTTGAGCGACCTCCTAATGAAGATGACAATATAGACATTATTGAGGAAACCGATATTCTGG GAGATATATCGAATAAAGCGAATGATTTGTACATGGGAATGATCTTTAAAGACCGCGTGGCTTTTAAGCAACATATGGCCTTGCATGCAATCAACAATAAGTTCCGGTTTCGAACTAGCAAGTCTGCACCTGGTGGGATGGTTCTCAATTGCATTAGTACGACATGCAGGTGGAGAGTGTATGCTGCGCGTCTTAAGAACTCAGATTTATTTGAAATACGAACGGGAGAGCTTGTGCACACTTGTTCGGTAGATGATCGTTCTGGCTACCAAAGACAAGCAACACATGCAGTTATTGGTGAGATGATGAGAACTAGATATGCTGGACCCGGAGGAGGCCCGCGACCGAATGAAATAATCCAGGTTATGCGAGGAGACCATGATGTTCATATCTCTTATTGGAAAGCTTGGCGAGCAAGAGAAGTGGCACTTGACTACGCGAAAGGAGCAGGGGCTTCTTACAATCTTTTACCTGACTATCTTAACAAGTTGGTGAGCGCTAACCCTGGTACTATTGCTGAAATTCATACAGATCACAATGAGAAATTGGGAAACCAATTCAAATACATGTTCCTGGCAATGGGGGCTTCCATCAAGGGGTATCAGTACATGCGGAAAGTAGTTGTCATTGACGGCACACATTTGAGAGGAAAATATGCTGGTAGCTTGTTGACAGCCTCTGCACAGGATGGGAATTTTCGGGTGTTCCCACTGGCTATTGGCATTGTGGACGGAGAGAATGATAAGGcatgggaatggtttttcaaaAAGCTGAAGGCAATTGTACCAAATAGCGAAGAAACTGTTTTTGTGTCGGACCGACATGCATCTATCTACTATGGGTTGGCCAAG GTGTTTCCAAATGCTAGACATTGTGCTTGCATCTTGCATTTGAAGAGGAATATACGAACAAATTTCAAGGATAAACATCTAGGATACTTGGTGGGTAAAGCAGCAAGGGCGTTCAAAGTTTCAGAGTTCTACTCAGTGTTCAATGAGATTAAAAGGATAAATGCATCATGTGCAGAATATCTTATAGGAATTGGATTTGAACATTGGACAAGGTCTCATTTTCAAGGAAATCGCTACAATATTATGACTAGTAATGTGGCAGAAACCTTGAATTCAGTGCTGCGAGAGGCGAGGGAATATCCAATTATGAAACTTGTGGAGTACATAAGGGCAAAACTAATGAGCTGGTTTGCAACTAGGCGGGCTGAGGGAACGAGTGGTCGGGAGAGTTTGACACCACGAGTTTTGGAGATACTATCTGTGAACTTTGAAAGTAGTGGAAGTTATGTTGTGAACCTGATCAATGCATCAGAGTACGATGTACGTGACAAATCAGGGGGCTCCTACCATGTTGATCTTGCCAAGAAAATTTGTAGTTGCTTCATATTTCAAATGTTAAAAATTCCTTGCTCACATGCAGTCGCTGCTGCAGTCCGTAACAACGTGCGGGTTGATTCTTTGGTGGCTGTTGAGTACAGTGTAGCAAGTATGGTTGCTGCTTATGAGAACAGTATTGCACCAGTAACAGCCGGAGAGTATATATCCGAACATGTTGCAGACATGTCAAGCATGAACATGGTTCCACCATCAAGTAGACGTCCTCCAGGTAGGCCAAGAAAGAATCGGTACTTCTCAAGGGGTGAGATAAGG ATGAAGACACCACGGAAGAGGACAATGTGCAGCCGCTGCAAAGGATGTGGCCACAATCGCGCAACATGTAAAATGGCTATCTAA
- the LOC106394630 gene encoding uncharacterized protein LOC106394630, which produces MANRSMRDKQQSHENPTQNQRNLRNPPSETPNPHGANCPGAFPEPNLRSEPRSLRFNPVTDPEPPRQPLRLCPQEAYLENNPFSPWEMTMDKQKTGPGLK; this is translated from the exons ATGGCCAACCGTTCAATGCGAGACAAGCAACAGAGTCACGAGAATCCAACTCAAAACCAAAGGAATCTGAGGAACCCTCCCTCCGAAACTCCAAACCCTCACGGAGCTAATTGTCCTGGAGCTTTTCCAGAACCGAATCTCCGGTCCGAACCCCGATCTCTCCGGTTTAACCCGGTTACAGACCCTGAACCTCCACGACAACCTCTTCGACTTTGTCCACAAGAAGCTTACCTCGAGAACAACCCTTTCTCTCCCTGGGAGATGACCATGGACAAGCAGAAGACCGG GCCAGGCCTGAAGTAA